In Vigna radiata var. radiata cultivar VC1973A chromosome 3, Vradiata_ver6, whole genome shotgun sequence, the following proteins share a genomic window:
- the LOC106756946 gene encoding syntaxin-121 produces the protein MQDLLSTTSSRSNRFPPSSAHSVIEMAGCDDDDGPTSLATYFGNVEAITEELNKVERLKQNLKRSHEQGKTLHNGKAVKDHRFAMEADVALALETAKLIMFKLETLERANADHRSLPGCGPGSSSDRSRTSVVFSLRKKLKDSLDGFNELRHQINVEHRETVQRQYFTVTGKNPDDETLDLLISSGESENLVERAIEEGRGRIEETIKEIKERHSGMKELERNLKELHQVFLDMGVLVQSQGEQLDDIERQVARTNSFVRNGTQNLETARKEQKKHHKWGYCAIILLLAIVLFVVLYFVRPWRK, from the coding sequence ATGCAAGACTTGTTGTCCACCACCTCCTCCCGTAGCAACCGGTTTCCGCCATCGTCGGCTCACAGTGTCATCGAGATGGCAGGCTGCGACGACGACGATGGACCAACGAGCCTGGCCACGTACTTCGGCAACGTCGAAGCAATAACGGAAGAGCTGAACAAGGTGGAGCGGTTGAAGCAGAATCTGAAGAGGTCTCACGAACAAGGCAAGACCCTTCACAATGGTAAAGCCGTGAAGGACCATCGCTTCGCCATGGAAGCTGACGTGGCACTCGCTCTGGAGACCGCGAAGCTCATCATGTTCAAGTTGGAGACGCTTGAACGCGCCAACGCAGACCACCGGAGCCTCCCCGGTTGTGGACCCGGTTCGTCCTCCGACCGGTCCCGAACATCCGTGGTGTTCTCCCTGAGGAAGAAGCTGAAGGACTCCTTGGACGGCTTCAATGAACTCCGTCACCAGATAAATGTAGAACACCGTGAGACCGTCCAGCGCCAATACTTCACGGTCACGGGCAAAAATCCCGACGACGAAACCCTGGACCTCTTGATCTCTTCCGGTGAGAGTGAGAATTTAGTAGAAAGAGCGATTGAGGAGGGTAGAGGAAGAATTGAGGAGACTATTAAGGAAATAAAAGAGAGGCATAGTGGGATGAAAGAGTTAGAGAGGAATCTGAAGGAGTTGCACCAGGTGTTCCTTGACATGGGAGTGCTTGTTCAATCTCAAGGTGAGCAATTGGATGACATAGAAAGGCAGGTGGCAAGAACAAACTCCTTCGTCAGGAATGGGACTCAGAATCTGGAAACTGCAAGGAAGGAGCAAAAAAAACACCATAAATGGGGCTACTGTGCTATTATCCTTCTTCTTGCAATTGTGTTGTTCGTCGTGCTCTACTTTGTCAGACCATGGCGAAAGTAA
- the LOC106756726 gene encoding 33 kDa ribonucleoprotein, chloroplastic: MAAAASFSSSICNRIYNLSLTNSSISRTSIFLQRPIFQKPPNLSHKSQSFSLSFLPLHRLSPPFATFDGLEVGQDITESRQDEPVTETSEKTEQEEERKVSDSSDNDAGRLYIGNLPYSITNSQLAELFGEAGSVVSVEIVYDRVTGRSRGFAFVTMASVEDAKEAIRMFDGSQVGGRTAKVNFPEVPKGGERLVMGAKVRENYRGFVDSPHKIYCGNLGWGVNSQGLREAFAEQPGVLSAKVVYEKDSGRSRGFGFVSFTTAESAAAALDFMNGVEVQGRPLRLNLAEARTASSPPGINVESSELVSSATT; the protein is encoded by the exons ATGGCTGCTGCAGCTtctttttcctcctctatctgcAACAGAATATACAACCTTTCCCTCACCAACTCTTCCATTTCACGCACCTCCATCTTCCTTCAGAGACCCATTTTCCAAAAGCCACCCAATCTTAGCCACAAGTCACAAAGTTTCAGTCTTTCATTTCTCCCACTTCATCGTCTGTCCCCACCGTTCGCCACCTTCGATGGTTTGGAAGTGGGTCAAGACATCACAGAGTCCCGACAAGACGAACCGGTAACAGAAACCTCTGAAAAAACAGAACAAGAGGAAGAGCGAAAAGTTTCAGACTCCAGCGATAACGATGCCGGGAGGCTCTATATTGGAAACTTGCCATATTCAATTACTAATTCCCAATTGGCAGAGCTCTTTGGAGAAGCTGGCAGCGTGGTGTCTGTTGAG aTTGTGTATGATCGCGTCACGGGTAGAAGCAGGGGATTCGCATTTGTTACAATGGCGAGTGTAGAGGATGCTAAAGAGGCAATTCGAATGTTTGATGGCTCT CAAGTTGGTGGTAGGACTGCGAAGGTAAACTTCCCAGAGGTACCGAAAGGCGGGGAAAGATTGGTAATGGGGGCAAAAGTGAGGGAGAACTACAGAGGGTTTGTAGACAGCCCTCACAAGATCTATTGTGGAAACCTTGGGTGGGGAGTGAACTCACAGGGTCTTAGAGAAGCTTTTGCTGAGCAGCCAGGCGTATTGAGTGCCAAAGTCGTCTATGAGAAGGACAGCGGAAGATCTCGAGGTTTCGGCTTTGTTTCTTTCACAACTGCTGAGTCTGCAGCAGCTGCCTTGGACTTTATGAATGGTGTG GAAGTACAAGGTCGGCCATTGCGGTTGAATTTGGCTGAGGCTAGGACAGCATCATCTCCTCCAGGAATCAATGTTGAAAGCTCGGAATTGGTCTCAAGTGCcacaacataa
- the LOC106757177 gene encoding putative deoxyribonuclease TATDN1 — protein sequence MAGIRMIDIAVNFTDGMFKGIYHGKQCHVSDIATVLNRAWAAGVTRIIVTGGSLEESREALAIAETDGRLFCTVGVHPTRCKEFEESGDPEKHFQALLSLAKDGIQKGKVVAIGECGLDYDRLHFCPAEIQKKYFEKQFELAYITKLPMFLHMREAAADFCEIVEKNKDRFTAGVTHSFTGSMDDSIKLLSFDKMYIGINGCSLKTTENLDVVKGIPIERMMIETDSPYCEIKNTHAGIGFVKSTWPSKKKEKYDQECIVKGRNEPCLVKQVLEVVAGCKGITDVANLSRTVYHNTCRIFFPHDLDSAADALLAGSNPS from the exons ATGGCAGGCATTCGAATGATAG ATATAGCCGTCAATTTCACCG ATGGCATGTTCAAGGGAATCTACCACGGCAAGCAATGTCACGTCTCCGATATTGCAACCGTTTTGAACAGGGCTTGGGCTGCTGGCGTCACCCGAATTATT GTAACTGGTGGGTCCCTTGAAGAATCAAGGGAAGCGCTTGCAATTGCAGAAACAGATG GAAGACTTTTCTGCACCGTTGGTGTGCATCCAACACGATGCAAG GAATTTGAGGAGAGTGGAGATCCTGAGAAGCACTTTCAAGCTCTTTTGTCCTTGGCTAAAGACGGAATTCAGAAAGGAAAG GTGGTTGCTATAGGGGAATGTGGATTGGACTATGACAGGCTTCATTTTTGCCCAGCAGAGATTCAAAAGAA GTATTTCGAGAAGCAATTTGAATTAGCATATATCACAAAACTGCCTATGTTTTTGCACATGCGAGAAGCTGCTGCAGATTTCTGTGAAATAGTGGAGAAAAATAAGGACAG GTTCACTGCCGGAGTCACCCATTCCTTTACTGGTAGTATGGATGATAGCATTAAGCTTCTCTCATTTGATAAAATGTACATAG GCATAAATGGGTGCTCTCTGAAGACAACTGAGAACCTTGATGTTGTTAAGGGTATACCTATTGAGAGAATGATGATTGAGACTGACTCACCATACTGTGAAATCAAGAATACTCATGCAGGAATTGGTTTTGTTAAATCTACATGGCCTTctaagaagaaagagaagtatGATCAAGAGTGCATTGTTAAAGGCCGAAATGAACCTTGTTTAGTTAA GCAAGTTCTTGAGGTTGTTGCTGGCTGTAAAGGCATCACTGACGTGGCTAACCTCAGCAGAACAGTATACCATAACACTTGCAG GATTTTTTTCCCTCATGACTTGGATTCTGCAGCTGATGCTCTACTAGCTGGCAGTAATCCTTCTTAA
- the LOC106756947 gene encoding syntaxin-121-like, translating into MNDLLSSLFSKGKQQQQQQEGQHVIEITQGGMGLDKFFKEVESVKEELKELERLHLSLRASNQNGKALHSPKGVRELRSRMDLDVALALTKAKLVKTRLEALHRANQATLSLPDCGPGSYSHRTRTALVGALTKNLKQSMESFNKLRDQISYEYRDTVQRRYYAVTGENPDPDTIDLLISTGESESFLQKAIQQQGRASIMDTIQEIQERHGTVKEIERSLHELHQVFLDMAVLVQHQGEHLDDIESHMALANSSVSKGVHHLQVVKNHQKNTRNLTCFAILLFIIVLVIVLPIVFRS; encoded by the exons ATGAACGACTTGTTATCGAGTTTGTTCTCAAAGGGaaagcagcagcagcaacaacaagAAGGGCAGCACGTGATTGAAATAACACAAGGTGGCATGGGCTTGGACAAGTTCTTCAAAGAAGTGGAATCGGTGAAGGAAGAACTGAAGGAGCTAGAGCGTCTCCACCTAAGTCTCCGTGCCTCAAACCAAAACGGAAAAGCGCTTCACAGCCCCAAGGGTGTTAGGGAGCTTCGGTCTCGCATGGACCTGGACGTCGCTCTTGCTCTCACCAAAGCCAAGCTTGTGAAGACTCGCTTGGAGGCTCTCCACCGCGCCAACCAAGCCACCCTCTCCTTGCCCGACTGCGGACCCGGTTCGTACTCCCACCGGACCCGAACCGCACTGGTCGGAGCCTTGACCAAGAATCTGAAACAGTCCATGGAGAGTTTTAATAAGCTGAGGGACCAGATATCGTACGAGTACAGAGACACCGTGCAACGTAGATACTACGCCGTCACTGGAGAGAACCCTGATCCTGACACCATTGATCTCCTCATCTCTACGG GTGAGAGTGAAAGTTTCTTACAGAAAGCCATCCAACAGCAAGGGCGAGCCAGCATCATGGACACCATCCAAGAGATTCAGGAGAGGCACGGCACGGTAAAAGAGATAGAGAGAAGTCTACACGAGCTGCACCAAGTGTTCTTGGACATGGCAGTGTTGGTCCAACATCAGGGTGAACACTTGGATGACATAGAGAGCCACATGGCGCTTGCCAATTCCTCCGTCAGCAAAGGTGTGCATCATTTGCAGGTTGTGAAGAATCATCAGAAGAACACCCGTAACTTGACCTGCTTTGCCATACTCCTCTTCATTATCGTTTTGGTCATAGTTCTCCCCATTGTTTTCAGAAGTTGA